The stretch of DNA cgaataatctcaaaaccttatggtagtattagcaactagagactttaggcttttcaacaaacccaaacatttactagttgcgtaaaaacacctcaaatcggacaaaccaagattatTTACCTTAATCTTTATCAATTTTAACTACCGCCGTTACAGAGGTGAAACAGACCAGAAGGTTGAAAATCTCTTAAATGAAGAATACAAAAATTCCCATCTATGGTTACGATCAACTATCCACGTAGCCACAGGACCCGTTACTTCTCTCAAATAACTCGTTCCACACGATGTGTTGGAGTCTCATGAGCCGATGTCCGTACCGGATGTAATTATGCAATTACAATAGCATCAATACGAAAGTCGATCCAGAAAGGAGGCCCCAAGGAACTAGACATAATCAAAGCGTTCAGTTTATCAGATACCGTTACCACACAATTCACAGCGTTGCTTTAACATTCTGAGCCAATATCTGAATTTGTTATCCATGCTGCATAGGTGTAGGAAAACAGCATCAAAATATTATGGCGAATCCCAGAAGCGAGTGACTTACTTAACGTCACTCGCAGCGCAGAAAAGAAGAGATATCATGAAGAAATACTACAACATGTTCTAGAGCTTCAAAATCCAACAATCAATGCATGACAACGCTTCATTTATTCAGGCACACGATTCCGTTGTGGGTAAACTtaatcaattttaaaattgtaaaaatacaatcaatatctTTGCGCTTACAGACTAATTCGGTGAAATTTAATCTACCTCCAGCGGCAGACGACGACGAGCGAAATTAAATCAGAACAcatatttcatgcagttgtcGGCTCCACATCGGCACTCGGTTAAATTCTCCGGGTCCGGTTTACCCCTTCCTGGGCCACCATCACCCTGCTCCTCGTTCTCCTGGCTAACATCCAGCGCCCGGCTTTCGTTTATCTGCGTCTGATAGTTGATGGTCAACTCCTCACCGGCTTCGATTTTTCGCTTGGCGAAAAAGGCTAATCGGGGCAAATTCGGGTCCAGACAGTTTACCCATACCGACCAGATGCCGCAGTTTGGATCGCACGAGTGGTTGATGAAACGTGCAATGTTTCCATAGTGAGCGGCATCGATCGTGTACGGGTTGTCGCTCCCGTTAAAGTCAAGGTCAAACAGATAGGTTCGACCAACGGCGTCGTACTCGCGGCCACGTTTCTCTGCCTCCTCATAGGTCACAACCTCCCCAATGTACTCTGTGATGTACCAACCCTCGTAAATGGTTTGATTGGTTTTGACACCCCAGCCTCGCCCATTGGATGTTTTGAACAGCGACACGTTGAACTTCCGTCCATTCTGCATGACACGATTGTTGCAATCCGCGTTGCACCGGCAACGCTTGTTACACTCGTAGATAGGCGTTCCGGGTGCTACATTCAAACGTTTCTTCGTGTTGTACGCCAGTTTCGAGCCAGCCATTTTTCCGCAACAGTCACTCCGAAAAGTGCACTGTTCGCATTCGCAACCATACGGTGGATCGTCAGGAATTATGACACCTTCGCCGGCGAAGTTCTCCTTGATGTATTGAAAGTTTTTCTGAGGGACATCCAGGTCCTCCATATTTTCCACCACTATCTTACTGCTTGGCTCAAACTCGTTAATCATATCCTCGAACTCTTTCATTTTGATTAGCTGCTGGTGACGCTTTTGGTAAGACATTTCCAAGCCTAGATTAGATATGATCCTGTCATATACACGCTTGTTTTTGGACCCATTGCTGATAATCTTAGCATATAGGATCAAGTCACTATCGAAGCCCAGCGGGTCGAATTTTTCATGCTCCTCCGAAATATCTTTGAAAGATTTCGATTCGTGTTTGACCAACGTCTCCTTGTACTCTTCCGTTTGGCGTAATTCTTCACGGAAACCATCTATCGTGTCTTGGTACGCTTCGATTTGATACTGCAAAAACTCATGAATAAAATCGCATGTTCGGATGTTATTCAACGGTTCCCACGTATTACTTTTGGTGCTGTAGCCACGCCATTTAATCTCAAAGTGGGGTGCATTGGAAATCTCTTGTATATCGATAATCTGTTCCACTGCGTATTCTCCGTCTTTGTTAACTTTCGGTTTGtatgttttcttctttttgccACTAGCAGAAACCGGTGTTTCGCATCCATCTTTCCTAGTTGACGGTGAACTGGTGCTAGTTTCGCTCATAACCGACACTACTGATTTCCGTCGCCGCAAGGCTCGAGAAGATCCTTCGCTATAGTCAGATTTAACCGAAAGACTTCTCCGGGATCTACCTTGAGAATCAACGCTTATCACCGAATCAGTGTCATCTTCCTTGTGCCCATCATTATCGTGGTTCTGTCCAGCGCTCTCACCACTCATGGCTTTATTGAAGTAGTACTCGATATTTCGTTGCCGCAGCTTGGCATCTCCGACAGGCGTCCCGCTGAAGTAGGAGTATATTTTAGCCTGCTTGAAGCGGCTCCCATCCGGCGGGCTCGAATCAGACAACCTGCGCTTCCCAACTGCCGCCGGGGGCGTCTTTATCTTGTATCGCTCGTGGGTCATTTTTATAAACTGTCCCAATTCCGCAGGACACGTCGTTAATCGCTCGATAAGCTCGTCAGCTAACGGCTCTGGAAGATCAGAAAGCAAAAGAGAAATTTGTGTCTGGATCAGTTTTTGTCCTCTGAATAGgtcgaaacatttttgtttttttagcaCTACACAGAAAAAGGGCGCCAGGACCGAATTTCACACTTAATTTATGTACCATCAGATttaatcgcaaaatatttgattTTCTGCCTCGCTCATGACCAGCGAGTAGCCCCTTCAgagaagttaaattttcatttatccTGATTCCAGATACAAACTTCTCGAGAACTTTAATCTTCCAGAAACCTCTGCCTCAGCTAGAATCTACGAACGCGGTACAGTCACACGAAACAGACATATGAAAATTTATCATAATTGTATGTTcacacaaacaaacaaaatattgGGACCGAACAGAAAAGCAAACATTCCGATCTACCTAGCCTAAATGAAGCTGGGGATATCCGATAATTAACTGAACTAAATAAGGTAAATTTGAATAGGTTTCTCTTCACTTACCCAGTTTTATGGTAATGTTACGTTCGAGCTCGTTCTTGAAACGAACCGTCTGAACTCCGGAGATAGCTTTAACCACGGTGGATTTTCCGTGTGCTACATGGCCGATGGTACCAATGTTGATGGTGGCCTGACGCGAGATAACCTCCGGAGACAAGGGCGTCAATTTGGCGACATCCTAGAAATAAGCAATGAGATGTATATATGTTTCACGTAAAcaagaattgaattgaataaattCTCTATATggaattaaaaataatattaacaAATTTTTTGTTCGTATTGTTGCTTACAACATTACACTGCATACGGGTCTTAATCTTATGCTGGAGTCCTATGAATGTGTATGTGCAAGGGAGCAAGGTATACTGAATGAAGAATACATTCTAACCTCGAAAAAAGAAGCAGAAGTGCCTTCGTTGCATCAGCAAATGAGCCTACAAAATCACAGTACTTCAACACGCTTGCATCCCAAATAGATTGCTATAATCTCAATATCATCATAACCAGTCACCTTTCTCTATAAATCCGATATTTTGCATCATAAAATCCATCATTAAAAACCGGAATTTTGTGGCATGTTGGCatttcactct from Toxorhynchites rutilus septentrionalis strain SRP chromosome 3, ASM2978413v1, whole genome shotgun sequence encodes:
- the LOC129774948 gene encoding histone-lysine N-methyltransferase Su(var)3-9-like isoform X1, with the translated sequence MSSGEQQTQATTGQPHLQKQDLSQLDVAKLTPLSPEVISRQATINIGTIGHVAHGKSTVVKAISGVQTVRFKNELERNITIKLEPLADELIERLTTCPAELGQFIKMTHERYKIKTPPAAVGKRRLSDSSPPDGSRFKQAKIYSYFSGTPVGDAKLRQRNIEYYFNKAMSGESAGQNHDNDGHKEDDTDSVISVDSQGRSRRSLSVKSDYSEGSSRALRRRKSVVSVMSETSTSSPSTRKDGCETPVSASGKKKKTYKPKVNKDGEYAVEQIIDIQEISNAPHFEIKWRGYSTKSNTWEPLNNIRTCDFIHEFLQYQIEAYQDTIDGFREELRQTEEYKETLVKHESKSFKDISEEHEKFDPLGFDSDLILYAKIISNGSKNKRVYDRIISNLGLEMSYQKRHQQLIKMKEFEDMINEFEPSSKIVVENMEDLDVPQKNFQYIKENFAGEGVIIPDDPPYGCECEQCTFRSDCCGKMAGSKLAYNTKKRLNVAPGTPIYECNKRCRCNADCNNRVMQNGRKFNVSLFKTSNGRGWGVKTNQTIYEGWYITEYIGEVVTYEEAEKRGREYDAVGRTYLFDLDFNGSDNPYTIDAAHYGNIARFINHSCDPNCGIWSVWVNCLDPNLPRLAFFAKRKIEAGEELTINYQTQINESRALDVSQENEEQGDGGPGRGKPDPENLTECRCGADNCMKYVF